A stretch of the Gracilinanus agilis isolate LMUSP501 chromosome 4, AgileGrace, whole genome shotgun sequence genome encodes the following:
- the LOC123246069 gene encoding olfactory receptor 10K1-like, which yields MERTNETAVSEFVFLGFSSLAGFQQLLFVLFLLLYLFTLGTNAVILSTILLERALHTPMYFFLGILSCFETCYTFVIVPKMLVDLLSQKKTISFWGCVVQMLTFLFLGCSHSFLLAAMGYDRYVAICNPLRYTVLMSHRTCLGLVAAACLCGFTVALIITTLVFHLPFHSSNQLHHFFCDISPVLKLASHHTSLSQMIIFLLSVLVLVIPLLLILISYIYIISAILKIPSTVGRYKAFSTCASHLIVVTVHYGCASFIYLRPKTNYTSSQDALISVSYTILTPLFNPMIYSLRNKEFKTALWRAMGQNLCPKLVGTTPLA from the coding sequence ATGGAGAGGACCAATGAGACAGCAGTGAGTGAATTTGTCTTTCTTGGCTTTTCATCACTGGCCGGGTTTCAGCAACTGCTGTTTGTGTTGTTTCTTCTCCTCTACTTGTTCACTCTGGGTACAAATGCTGTGATCCTATCCACCATCCTGCTGGAGAGAGCCCTCCATACACCAATGTATTTCTTTCTTGGAATATTATCTTGTTTTGAGACCTGTTACACCTTTGTCATTGTGCCCAAGATGCTGGTAGATCTCCTATCCCAGAAGAAGACCATCTCCTTTTGGGGTTGTGTTGTTCAGATGCTCACCTTCCTCTTTCTTGGCTGTTCTCACTCCTTTCTGCTAGCAGCCATGGGCTATGACCGCTATGTGGCCATCTGTAACCCACTTCGCTACACAGTGTTGATGAGCCACAGGACCTGTCTGGGATTGGTAGCTGCAGCCTGTCTCTGTGGATTTACTGTTGCTTTGATCATCACTACTTTGGTGTTTCACTTGCCCTTCCATTCCTCTAACCAACTCCATCACTTCTTCTGTGATATCTCCCCTGTTCTCAAGCTGGCTTCCCACCATACTAGTCTTAGTCAGATGATTATTTTTTTGCTTAGTGTGTTGGTCCTAGTCATCCCTCTGCTTTTAATCCTGATCtcctatatctatatcatctctGCCATCCTAAAAATTCCCTCCACTGTGGGAAGGTACAAAGCCTTCTCTACCTGTGCCTCACATCTTATTGTTGTCACTGTCCACTATGGCTGTGCCTCCTTTATCTATTTGAGGCCCAAGACCAACTATACTTCGAGTCAAGATGCTCTGATATCTGTGTCCTATACCATTCTAACTCCATTATTCAATCCTATGATTTACAGTTTGAGAAACAAAGAGTTCAAAACAGCTCTTTGGCGAGCAATGGGCCAAAACTTATGTCCTAAACTTGTCGGGACTACACCTCTTGCTTAA